GATTCATTCAGAGTCTCCCTCTCCATCAATGCAGTGGGTCTGAAGCGCCCATGCAGCTGCCGAATTATTGTTGATGACCTGACCTGTACTAGCCAGGCGCCCATGGAAAAAGAGGGGCTTGAAGCCCCTCTTTTGATGTGCGCCAAATTACAGCGCGTTGACCAGCTCGGGAACGGCTGTGAACAGATCGGCTTCCAGACCGTAATCAGCCACCGAGAAGATCGGGGCCTCGGGGTCCTTGTTGATCGCCACGATCACCTTCGAGTCCTTCATGCCCGCCAGATGCTGGATCGCTCCCGAGATGCCGCAGGCAATGTACAGCTGCGGCGCCACGATCTTGCCCGTCTGGCCCACTTGCAGGTCGTTGGGCGCATAGCCCGCATCCACCGCAGCGCGCGACGCGCCGATGGCCGCGCCCAGCTTGTCGGCCAGCGGCGACATGACTTCCTGGAACTTCTCGGCCGAGCCCAGCGCGCGACCGCCGGAGACGATGATCTTGGCTGCCGTCAGTTCGGGACGCTCGCTCTTGGTCACTTCGCGGCCCACAAAGGCGCTCTTGCCGCTGTCAGCCACGGCTGCCGCCGTTTCCACGGCCGCCGAGCCGCCGCTGGCTGCCGCTGCGTCAAAGCCCGTGGTACGCACGGTGATGACCTTGACGGCATCGGCGGACTGCACGGTGGCAATGGCGTTGCCCGCGTAGATGGGGCGCTCGAAGGTGTCGGCGGAGTCGACCTTGGTGATGTCGCTGATCTGGGCCACGTCCAGCTTGGCGGCCACGCGAGGCGCCACGTTCTTGCCCGAGGCGGTCGAGGGGAACAGGATGTGGCTGTAGTTGCCGGCGATGGCCAGCACCTGGGCCGCCACGTTCTCGGCCAGGCCGTCCTTGAGGCTGGCGCCGTCGGCATGGATGACCTTGGAGACTCCGGCGATCTGGGCGGCAGCGGCTGCTGCAGCGGCTGCACCTTCGCCAACCACCAGCACATGCACATCACCACCGCAGGCCTTGGCGGCCGTCACGGTGTTCAGGGTCGCGGTCTTGATCGAAGCGTTGTCGTGTTCTGCAATAACGAGAGAAGTCATATTCAACCTCTAAATTTCTTTACGTTCTGGCGAAGTCCGAGAGAGGACATCAGCCCTTGGCAGCAGCGCAGCCTAGCGAGGGACGGCCAGCAAGGGCCGCCCCGCAGCCAAGGCCGTCGTCCCCCTTTGGGGGAAGGCGCCGCAGGCGACTCAGGGGGAGTCAGATGACCTTCGCTTCATTTTTCAGCTTGTCGACCAGGGCGGCCACATCGGCCACCTTGACGCCAGCACCGCGCTTGGCAGGCTCGGAGACCTTCACGGTCTTCAGGCGAGGCGTCACGTCCACGCCCAGGTCTTCGGGCTTGAAGGTGTCCAGCTGCTTTTTCTTGGCCTTCATGATGTTGGGCAAGGTGACGTAGCGGGGCTCGTTCAGGCGCAGGTCGGTGGTGATGACGGCGGGCGTGGACAGGGCCACGGTTTCCAGGCCGCCGTCCACTTCGCGGGTCACGTTGACCTTGTCGCCAGCGACTTCGACCTTGGAGGCAAAAGTGGCCTGGGGCAGGTCGGCCAGGGCCGCCAGCATCTGGCCGGTCTGGTTGGCGTCGTCGTCGATGGCCTGCTTGCCGCAGATGACCAGACCGGGTTGCTCCTTGTCCACCAGGGCCTTGAGCAGCTTGGCCACAGCCAGGGGCTGCAGCTCAACATCGGTCTCGACCAGAATGCCGCGATCGGCACCGATGGCCATGGCCGTGCGCAGGGTTTCCTGGCACTGGGCCACACCACAGGAGACGGCGATGACTTCGGTCACCACGCCTTTTTCCTTCAGGCGCACGGCTTCTTCGACGGCGATTTCGTCAAAGGGGTTCATGCTCATCTTGACGTTGGCGATGTCCACACCCGTGCCGTCCGACTTCACGCGGACCTTGACGTTGTAGTCCACCACGCGCTTGACAGGGACCAATACCTTCATTGCTGCGGCTCCTTAATGATTACTGCATTGACGTTTACGTAAACTGGATTCATTTTATGCGGCACCGCAACACTCTCTGCACAATTTTCCAGACAATCTGCCCGGAGATATGTGCAGCAGCCTTCGCAGGTGGAATGGCATAAAAAAGAACGACCGTTCAATTTTATGCACAAGCCTCGCGAAATCATGGGTCTCAGATGGGTCAAATCAGGGTAAAACCTAGGAATTGAGTCCATCAGTGCCATGCCTGCATCCAGATAGGCCTCACGGTAACACTGCCGGAAAGCAGCCTCGTCGTTCAAATGGACGGGCCGAAAACACAAGAATCCGCGCGGCGAACGACGCCATCCACGCAGCTCAGCCTGCCCAACAACGAAGGCTGGGGAGCGCAAATCCAGGGTTTAGCGCCAACGAGGCTTGCGCTTTTGTGCGAAAGCCTGAGCGCCTTCCTGCGCGTCGGTATCCAGCATATTGGTAGCCATGGTCTGGCCCGCCAGCTGATAAGCCGACTCCAGGCCCATTTCACGCTGGCGATAGACCAGCTCCTTGCCCATTCTGATGGCCACACGGGGCTTGCTCAAGATGGCAGACACCAGCTCTTCCACGGCAGCATCGAGCCGCTCCGGCTCGACCACGCGATTGAGCAGACCATAGTGCAGAGCCGTCTGCGCATCGATGAACTCGCCCGTCAGCAGCATCTCCATGGACTGTTTGATCGGCATGTTGCGCACCAGAGGCACGCTGGGCGTGGAGCAGAACAAGCCGTATTGAATGCCGCTGGTGGCAAAGCGAGCCTCGCTGCTGGCCACGGCCAGATCACACTGCGCCACCAACTGGCAACCTGCTGCCGTTGCGATGCCCTGTACTCTTGCAATGACAGGAACGGGCAGCTTCTGAATCGAGAGCATCATGCGGCTGCACTGGGCAAACAGCTGCTGGTAGTAAGCCAGCTCCGTATGGGCCGCCATGTCCTTGAGGTTATGCCCGGCGCAAAAGGCCTTGCCTTGGGCGGCCAGCACCACCACACGCGCCTGCTCACTCTTGGCCACGACATCCAGCGCCGACTGCAGGGCCATGAGCATTTCACTGCTCAAGGCGTTGAAACGCTGCGCGTCGCTCAACGTGATGCGTGCCACACCGCGCTCGTCCTGACTCAGTTGCACCAAGGAATCGCTCATTGCTGTCACCCTGCTTTCGGACTAGATATCGGCCAATACGCGCAGATGTGCTTCCACGCTGCGCGCCAGCGGGTCCATTACATAACCGCCTTCGAGACAGGAAACAATGCGGCCCTTGGAAAAACGCCGTGCGATGTCCTTGATGCGAGTGGTGATCCAGGCAAAGTCGTTTTCCGTCATGCCCAGCTGGCCCATATCGTCTTCGCGGTGCGCATCAAAGCCAGCACTGATGAAGATCATCTCGGGCTTGAATGCTTCGAGGCGCGGAATCCACATCATCTCGATGATCTCTCGAATGTCCATGCCCTTTGTGTAAGCAGCCACGGGCACGTTGAGCATATTGGAGGCCGGGTCCTTGTCGCCGCTGAACGGGTAGAAGGGATGCTGAAAGATGCCGCACATCAGCACGCGCGGATCACCAGCCAGGATATCTTCCGTGCCGTTGCCGTGATGTACATCAAAGTCGATCACGGCCACGCGCTTGAGGTGGTGGCGCTCCAGCGCATACTTGACGCCCACGGCCACATTGTTGAAAAAGCAAAAGCCCATGGCCTGATTGCGCGTGGCATGGTGTCCCGGCGGACGCACGCTGCAAAAAGCGTTTTCCAGTTCACCGGCCAGCACGGCATCGGTAGCCGCCAGCGTGGCGCCTGCAGCGCGCAATGCGGCCTTGAAGGTGTGACGGTTGATGGAGGTATCGGTGTCGAGCTGCCTGTACTCGGGCCCGCCAGCTGCCAGCTCCTGCTCCAGCCGGTCGGTCAGGCCCTGCAGGGCGGCAATATGCATGGGGTCATGCGCCAGCTCAATCTCGGCCAATGATGCCAGCGGCACATTGCAGCGCTCCAGCGCATCGCCCACGCCGCTGACCAGCAGCCTGTCCTCTATCGCGTCCAGCCGCGCCGGGCATTCAGGGTGGCCCGGCCCCATCTCGTGCAACCAGCAATCCCGGTGGGTGAAATAACCTGTCTTGCCCACAGTCATGTCTCCGCTATCGCTTATTTAGGATATGTTTCTGCCATGCATGCACAGAACACAATTAATGCGCTTTTGAGTCAGCTTAACACGGTGATGGAGGGCAAGCCGGATCAGGTCAGAGACGGTGTCGCCTGTTTGCTGGCAGGCGGTCACCTGCTGATCGAAGACGTTCCCGGTGTAGGCAAGACCACCCTGGCCCATGCGCTGGCACGCAGTTTCGGCCTGCAGTTCTCTCGTGTGCAGTTCACTGCCGACCTCATGCCCAGCGACCTCACGGGGGTCTCCATCTATGATCGCGGACAAGAGGCTTTTGTGTTCCATCCCGGGCCGGTGTTTGCCCAGGTATTGCTGGCCGACGAAATCAACCGTGCCAGCCCCAAGACCCAGAGTGCGCTGCTCGAAGCCATGGAGGAGCGCCAGGTCACGACCGAAGGCAAGACCCACAGCCTGCCCGCCCCCTTCTTTGTGATTGCCACCCAGAATCCTCTGGAGCAGCTGGGAACCTTCCCGTTGCCCGAAAGCCAGCTGGACCGTTTTCTCATGCGCATCAGTCTGGGCTATCCTTCGCGCGATGCCGAGCGCAAGCTGCTCGCGGGCAATGGCCGCCGCGCCGCTGCCGATGCACTGCTGCCCGTCATCTCCCAACAACAGCTGCAGCAACTGCAGGCTGCTGCTCTGGCCGTGCATGCCAGCGACGCCCTGCTCGACTATGTGCAGGACCTGATTGCCGCCACACGCAACGGCCAGTGGTTTGCCCAGGGCCTGTCACCACGCGCAGGCATCGCGCTGCTGCGTGCGGCCAAGACCATAGCGCTGATGGAAGGCCGCGACTATGTGGCGCCCGACGATGTGCAAGCCATACTTCCCCAGGTGATTGCCCACCGTCTGGTTCCCGTGGGCCAGGCAGGCCGCGGTGCCGTGGAGCAGGTGCGCGCCATGATGCAAGCTGTGCCGCTATCTTGATGCTGCCGATGTATGTCGTCATGAATTTCATAGCATGAAGCGCTCGGCATCAAAGGGCGAGCAGCCAGAGACATCCAATATCTTCCAGCGACTCTCACCCCGCGCCAGAGTGCGCGAGTGGATGTTTGCACGTCTACCGCGCAGCGACCAACTCACACTGACCCAGGGCAATGTCTACATCCTGCCCTCGCGCGCGGGCTGGGCCATGCTGGCCACGCTGATCGTGCTGTTGATTGCAGCCATCAACTACCAGCTCAACCTGGGCTACCTGCTCACGTTCCTGCTGGCAGGCAGCGCGGCTGCCAGCATGGTTGTGGGCCATGGCAATCTGCGCGGTCTGCAACTGAGCCTCAGCGGCGCAGGTACTCAAGGCAATGCGTCGGGCGGCTGCTTTGCCCATGCGCCCTGCCCCATGCATATCAGCCTGCACAATGCCCGCCGCTCGCGCCGCTGGGGCATAGGCCTCGCATTGCACAAGTCCCGGCGCAACACCGATCACTCTGATGCCTGGACCTGGGTCGATATCCCCGAACAGGGCAGCACCACCGTGCAGCTGAACTTCATGCCCACGCGCCGCGGTCGGCAGGAACTGCCCGCCATATCCATACTCACACGCTACCCGCTGGGCGCATTTCGCGTCTGGGCTCTGTGGCGACCCCAAACCCTGGTCTGGGTCTATCCCGCACCTGAAACCCATGCCCCACCGCTGCCAGCCGCCAGCCCCGAAGCCGGCGGCCGCAGCAGCGCCCAAATACGCAGCGGTGATGAATTCGATGGCGTGCGCAGTTATCAGACTGGCGACCCGCTCAAGCTAGTGGTGTGGAAGAAAGCGGCTCAGTCCTTTGCCGCAGGCAGCCACCAACTGGTCAGCCGCGACCGGCCCATGGCCCACCATCACCGTCTCTGGCTCGATGCGCGCCATACCGGCCTGGCCGACCATGAGGCGCGGCTGTCGCGCCTTGCTGCCTGGGTGCTGATGGCTCAGCAGCAGGGCCGAACCTGGGGCCTGCGCCTGCCCGGAGGCCAGGAAATCGCACCGGCCAGCGGTATGCAGCACACCACGCGCTGCCTCGAAGCATTGGCCGCCTGTCCATGAAAGCAACCGTCTCTTCCCCCGCCGGCAACTGGCGACAGCGCCTGACTGCCCTGCCGCGCGATGCACGGGACACGCTGTTTCTGCTCGCCGTCATCGCCTGGATCATGCTGCCTCAGGTTCAGCACACACCTTGGTGGACCAGCGCCTTCGCCGCAGCCCTGTTGCTGTGGCGCGCACGCCTGGCACTGACCAGCGCCCCCCTGCCCAGCCGCTGGGCGCTGGCGGGTGCCCTAGTCATCGCCATTGGCGCTACCTGGGCCACGCACAAAACGATTGTGGGCCGCGATGCCGGCGTGACCCTGGTCGTCATGCTGCTGGCGCTCAAGACACTGGAGTTGCGCGCGCGGCGCGATGCCATGGTGGTGTTCTTTCTGGGTTTTTTTGTACTGCTCAGCAACTTTTTCTATTCACAGTCCCTGCCTACAGCCATGGCCATGGTGCTCGGGCTGATGGGCTTGCTCACGGCCCTGGTCAACGCCCATATGACGGCCGGCAAGCCTCCATTGACACAGGCTCTGCGCACTGCGGGCTGGCTCGCACTCTGGGGCGCTCCCGTGATGGTGTCGCTGTTTCTGTTCTTTCCGCGCATGGCGCCGCTATGGGGCGAGCCATCCGACGATATGGCCGGGCGTTCGGGCCTGTCCGAAAGCATGCGCGTGGGCGAAATCGCCTCGCTGGCCATGGACGACAGCGTGGCCCTGCGCATCCGTTTCGATACCCCCGAGGGCAAGGAGCCGCCAGCCAACACCTTGTACTTTCGCGGCCCGGTGCTCAGCCAGTTCGATGGCCGCAGCTGGCAGGCCGACCCTGTGCTCGACGCCATGGCCATGCCTCAGTTGCGCGTGAGCGGTGAACCCATTCACTACCAGATGCTGATCGAACCCAGCAAGCGCCGCTGGCTGACCCTGCTGGATGCCGCCAAAACCGAACCGCAGATTCCGCCGGGTGCCTCGGTAGGCAGGCT
This region of Comamonas thiooxydans genomic DNA includes:
- a CDS encoding electron transfer flavoprotein subunit alpha/FixB family protein; this translates as MTSLVIAEHDNASIKTATLNTVTAAKACGGDVHVLVVGEGAAAAAAAAAQIAGVSKVIHADGASLKDGLAENVAAQVLAIAGNYSHILFPSTASGKNVAPRVAAKLDVAQISDITKVDSADTFERPIYAGNAIATVQSADAVKVITVRTTGFDAAAASGGSAAVETAAAVADSGKSAFVGREVTKSERPELTAAKIIVSGGRALGSAEKFQEVMSPLADKLGAAIGASRAAVDAGYAPNDLQVGQTGKIVAPQLYIACGISGAIQHLAGMKDSKVIVAINKDPEAPIFSVADYGLEADLFTAVPELVNAL
- a CDS encoding electron transfer flavoprotein subunit beta/FixA family protein — its product is MKVLVPVKRVVDYNVKVRVKSDGTGVDIANVKMSMNPFDEIAVEEAVRLKEKGVVTEVIAVSCGVAQCQETLRTAMAIGADRGILVETDVELQPLAVAKLLKALVDKEQPGLVICGKQAIDDDANQTGQMLAALADLPQATFASKVEVAGDKVNVTREVDGGLETVALSTPAVITTDLRLNEPRYVTLPNIMKAKKKQLDTFKPEDLGVDVTPRLKTVKVSEPAKRGAGVKVADVAALVDKLKNEAKVI
- a CDS encoding enoyl-CoA hydratase, coding for MSDSLVQLSQDERGVARITLSDAQRFNALSSEMLMALQSALDVVAKSEQARVVVLAAQGKAFCAGHNLKDMAAHTELAYYQQLFAQCSRMMLSIQKLPVPVIARVQGIATAAGCQLVAQCDLAVASSEARFATSGIQYGLFCSTPSVPLVRNMPIKQSMEMLLTGEFIDAQTALHYGLLNRVVEPERLDAAVEELVSAILSKPRVAIRMGKELVYRQREMGLESAYQLAGQTMATNMLDTDAQEGAQAFAQKRKPRWR
- a CDS encoding histone deacetylase family protein — translated: MTVGKTGYFTHRDCWLHEMGPGHPECPARLDAIEDRLLVSGVGDALERCNVPLASLAEIELAHDPMHIAALQGLTDRLEQELAAGGPEYRQLDTDTSINRHTFKAALRAAGATLAATDAVLAGELENAFCSVRPPGHHATRNQAMGFCFFNNVAVGVKYALERHHLKRVAVIDFDVHHGNGTEDILAGDPRVLMCGIFQHPFYPFSGDKDPASNMLNVPVAAYTKGMDIREIIEMMWIPRLEAFKPEMIFISAGFDAHREDDMGQLGMTENDFAWITTRIKDIARRFSKGRIVSCLEGGYVMDPLARSVEAHLRVLADI
- a CDS encoding MoxR family ATPase → MHAQNTINALLSQLNTVMEGKPDQVRDGVACLLAGGHLLIEDVPGVGKTTLAHALARSFGLQFSRVQFTADLMPSDLTGVSIYDRGQEAFVFHPGPVFAQVLLADEINRASPKTQSALLEAMEERQVTTEGKTHSLPAPFFVIATQNPLEQLGTFPLPESQLDRFLMRISLGYPSRDAERKLLAGNGRRAAADALLPVISQQQLQQLQAAALAVHASDALLDYVQDLIAATRNGQWFAQGLSPRAGIALLRAAKTIALMEGRDYVAPDDVQAILPQVIAHRLVPVGQAGRGAVEQVRAMMQAVPLS
- a CDS encoding DUF58 domain-containing protein, whose translation is MKRSASKGEQPETSNIFQRLSPRARVREWMFARLPRSDQLTLTQGNVYILPSRAGWAMLATLIVLLIAAINYQLNLGYLLTFLLAGSAAASMVVGHGNLRGLQLSLSGAGTQGNASGGCFAHAPCPMHISLHNARRSRRWGIGLALHKSRRNTDHSDAWTWVDIPEQGSTTVQLNFMPTRRGRQELPAISILTRYPLGAFRVWALWRPQTLVWVYPAPETHAPPLPAASPEAGGRSSAQIRSGDEFDGVRSYQTGDPLKLVVWKKAAQSFAAGSHQLVSRDRPMAHHHRLWLDARHTGLADHEARLSRLAAWVLMAQQQGRTWGLRLPGGQEIAPASGMQHTTRCLEALAACP